In Cryptomeria japonica chromosome 10, Sugi_1.0, whole genome shotgun sequence, a genomic segment contains:
- the LOC131065156 gene encoding cold-responsive protein kinase 1-like: MAGRVWQVENSVKLIILFGMLIVAPIRADPETRLLAYGCSSVPNSNVTLFAENLKAALDYVVQNVVPSGFASKDVGASDLDDSVYVLAQCRKDKSAADCADCIKVATKQASNCTSVTGGRASYDGCLVRFENDNFYNDYTDDGNKQVCGDANVSSANSFSATARSLISDLCAATPRIKDYFAAQTRQGPSNTTIYGLASCIRSLQMDSCQKCLAIALDNINKCFPRSEGRAVDAGCYLRYDSNPFFPSNATIDLKHFLPRGKEVNSTVWIIIGVVGGVFVLGLITCLLVFGKQIMGPSQIQVDTEGATELRGPGDFDFKILKKASNNFDEANKLGEGGFGQVFKGTLKNGNVVAIKKLTLGRSPSAISEFESEVKLISNVHHRNLVRLLGCCRQGQERLLVYEYMPNSSLDRILFGEHTKSLSWKERFNIILGTARGLAYLHDGFHVCIIHRDIKSSNILLDNNFQAKIADFGLARLLPHDKSHVSTKFAGTLGYTAPEYASHGQLTEKADTYSFGVVVLEIVSGRKSIDLNQPPDMQYLLEWVWSLHEENKVLEVVHKEEKMEGYDEEEVVRVINLALLCIQGSGSRRPSMSEAVTILLNKAEIDFQTPLQPAFVDVGYKVRGEYPLSESNAMITESLCSR; encoded by the exons ATGGCTGGAAGAGTCTGGCAAGTGGAGAATAGTGTAAAACTGATTATCTTATTTGGCATGTTAATAGTTGCCCCCATTAGAGCAGATCCAGAGACCAGACTTTTAGCATACGGATGCAGCTCTGTCCCCAACAGCAATGTCACACTCTTTGCGGAAAATTTAAAGGCGGCTCTCGATTATGTGGTGCAAAATGTTGTTCCATCTGGATTTGCTTCAAAAGATGTGGGAGCATCAGATCTGGATGATTCAGTATATGTTCTGGCGCAGTGTAGAAAGGATAAGTCCGCTGCTGATTGCGCTGACTGCATCAAGGTAGCAACAAAACAAGCTAGCAACTGTACCAGTGTTACCGGCGGCAGGGCAAGCTACGACGGATGTTTAGTGCGTTTCGAGAACGATAATTTTTACAATGATTACACTGATGATGGAAATAAACAGGTGTGCGGTGATGCCAACGTGAGCTCCGCCAATTCATTTTCGGCAACTGCTCGAAGTTTGATAAGCGATCTTTGCGCCGCAACTCCACGGATAAAAGATTATTTTGCTGCGCAGACGAGACAAGGGCCGTCTAATACAACAATCTATGGACTTGCCTCGTGTATACGTTCCCTTCAAATGGATTCCTGCCAAAAGTGCCTCGCCATTGCCCTGGACAACATAAATAAGTGTTTTCCTCGCTCCGAAGGACGGGCTGTAGACGCCGGCTGCTACTTGCGATACGATTCAAACCCCTTTTTTCCAAGCAACGCGACTATCGACTTGAAACATTTCTTACCCAGAG GGAAGGAGGTGAATTCTACAGTATGGATAATAATTGGTGTTGTGGGAGGTGTATTCGTACTTGGCCTTATAACTTGTCTTCTTGTCTTCGGAAAGCAGATAATGGGCCCAAGCCAGATACAAG TGGATACTGAAGGAGCAACTGAACTTCGTGGGCCGGGAGATTTTGACTTCAAGATACTGAAAAAGGCAAGCAACAATTTTGATGAAGCAAATAAGCTTGGAGAAGGAGGGTTCGGTCAAGTATTCAAG gGTACTTTGAAAAATGGCAACGTTGTGGCAATAAAGAAGCTGACACTAGGTCGTTCTCCTAGCGCAATTTCTGAATTCGAAAGCGAagtcaaactcatttctaatgttcATCACAGAAACCTTGTGCGCTTACTTGGATGTTGCAGACAAGGCCAAGAAAGGCTCTTGGTTTATGAGTACATGCCCAACAGCAGCCTTGACAGAATATTATTTG GAGAACATACAAAATCCTTGAGTTGGAAGGAAAGGTTCAATATTATCTTGGGCACTGCTCGTGGTCTGGCCTATCTCCATGACGGATTCCATGTTTGTATCATCCATCGTGATATTAAATCAAGCAATATATTACTTGATAACAACTTTCAGGCAAAAATAGCAGATTTTGGTCTGGCAAGACTTCTTCCACATGATAAATCTCATGTTAGCACAAAATTTGCAGGAACCTT AGGATACACGGCTCCTGAATATGCTAGCCATGGACAATTAACAGAGAAAGCTGACACCTACAGCTTTGGTGTGGTGGTTCTTGAAATTGTCAGTGGCAGAAAAAGCATTGACTTGAATCAGCCACCTGATATGCAATATTTGCTTGAATGG GTTTGGAGTCTGCACGaagaaaacaaggttttagaggtgGTCCACAAGGAAGAGAAGATGGAAGGGTATGATGAAGAAGAGGTGGTGAGGGTGATAAACCTTGCACTTCTATGCATACAAGGTTCCGGCAGTCGTAGGCCATCAATGTCCGAGGCTGTGACAATATTGTTAAACAAAGCTGAAATTGATTTTCAGACACCTCTGCAGCCAGCTTTCGTAGATGTGGGGTACAAAGTACGTGGAGAATACCCTTTATCTGAATCAAATGCTATGATTACAGAATCCCTTTGCTCACGTTAG